A window from Pseudomonas sp. Tri1 encodes these proteins:
- a CDS encoding YbjN domain-containing protein, translated as MDMTSMIEHVSVKSLTELLQAAGYRVNETEQNGIVQLLSASQGIGYAVRFGNLTPTAGEYLDFTFSCALRVQGELPAGLAELWNASRRFARLSLQGEFLVMEMDVVVAAGVSADHLRSHLELWDRLLQEFIVYLREYSQNAARMQPPAEPVEVSLEEAVAS; from the coding sequence ATCGACATGACTTCAATGATCGAACACGTCTCGGTAAAGTCCTTGACCGAACTGTTGCAGGCCGCTGGATACCGGGTCAACGAAACCGAGCAGAACGGTATCGTGCAGTTGCTCAGCGCCAGCCAGGGCATCGGGTATGCGGTGCGCTTCGGCAACTTGACGCCGACGGCGGGCGAGTACCTGGACTTCACCTTTAGCTGCGCCTTACGCGTGCAAGGCGAGTTACCGGCCGGGTTGGCGGAACTGTGGAACGCCTCGCGCCGCTTTGCCCGGTTGTCGCTGCAGGGTGAATTCCTGGTGATGGAAATGGACGTGGTGGTCGCGGCAGGCGTAAGCGCCGATCACTTGCGCAGCCATCTGGAGCTATGGGATCGCCTGTTGCAGGAATTTATTGTCTACCTGCGTGAGTACAGCCAGAACGCGGCGCGGATGCAACCCCCCGCCGAGCCCGTCGAGGTCTCCTTGGAAGAGGCCGTCGCATCGTGA
- the tpx gene encoding thiol peroxidase, protein MAQVTLKGNPVQVNGQLPQAGSKAPAFSLVAGNLSDVTLASFAGKRKVLNIFPSVDTPTCATSVRKFNAQANDLNNTVVLCISADLPFAQARFCGAEGLENVQNLSTLRGREFIENYGVAIADGPLKGLTARAVVVLDENDTVLHSELVKEIGEEPNYDAAIAVLK, encoded by the coding sequence ATGGCTCAAGTCACTCTCAAAGGCAACCCGGTTCAAGTCAACGGCCAGTTGCCGCAAGCCGGTTCCAAGGCACCAGCCTTTTCCCTGGTGGCTGGTAATCTGTCCGACGTCACCCTGGCGAGCTTTGCCGGCAAGCGCAAAGTGCTGAACATCTTCCCTAGCGTCGACACCCCGACCTGCGCCACCTCCGTGCGCAAGTTCAACGCTCAGGCCAATGATCTGAATAACACGGTGGTGCTGTGCATCTCCGCCGACCTGCCATTCGCCCAGGCGCGTTTCTGTGGTGCCGAAGGCCTGGAAAACGTCCAGAACCTGTCCACCCTGCGCGGTCGTGAGTTCATCGAAAACTACGGTGTGGCTATCGCCGACGGCCCGCTGAAAGGCCTGACCGCCCGTGCCGTGGTCGTGCTGGATGAAAACGACACCGTGCTGCACAGCGAGCTGGTCAAGGAAATCGGTGAGGAGCCGAACTACGACGCTGCGATCGCCGTGCTTAAGTAA
- a CDS encoding biopolymer transporter ExbD has protein sequence MASVNASHDDDDDAAVDSINITPLVDVLMVVLVMFILTATAQVSGIQINLPKASASVSLSEAKTKAISVNDGGQVFLDAYPVTLAELEERLRIEKAQNPDFPIIVRGDATVQYQKVIEVLDLLRRLELSQVGLVTGKPSQG, from the coding sequence ATGGCTAGCGTAAACGCTTCACACGATGACGACGATGATGCGGCGGTCGACAGCATCAACATCACACCGCTGGTGGACGTGCTCATGGTGGTGCTGGTGATGTTCATCCTCACCGCCACGGCGCAGGTGTCGGGTATCCAGATCAACCTGCCCAAGGCCAGCGCTTCGGTGTCGTTGTCCGAGGCCAAGACCAAGGCGATTTCGGTGAATGACGGCGGGCAGGTGTTCCTCGATGCCTATCCGGTGACCCTGGCCGAACTGGAAGAACGCCTGCGCATCGAGAAGGCCCAGAACCCGGACTTCCCGATCATCGTGCGCGGCGACGCCACGGTGCAGTACCAGAAGGTCATCGAAGTGCTGGATCTGTTGCGGCGCCTGGAACTGTCCCAGGTCGGTCTGGTGACCGGCAAACCGAGCCAGGGCTGA
- a CDS encoding MotA/TolQ/ExbB proton channel family protein, with amino-acid sequence MQRLLLSLLICLGLVLPATANAWWQDDWHYRKQISVDTTPQGAAIAQALGRTALLVRLHTGNFTFDGVKDDGSDLRFVSADDKTVLNHQIESFDPLMGMALIWVDVPSVEGGQRQDLWMYYGNQKAPATGSGQLTFDPDYTALYHFDSASGVPPRDTTAYGNNAQGAVGTSIDGVIGHALQFNGQPLLLPASPSLQHSAGAAFTFSTWLRQDQASGEQIVLARREAATSLLIGVNQGVPFVAINDQRAVSTQPLNPGQWQHLALTASGDRVVLYVNGRETASLAVAMPAFNAPIALGADVATGAFAPFSGAMDEARLSKIARPAPLLLADANAQGAESKLVAYGVDEEQSGFGFGSLGFLLKAVPLDAWVIIGVLVLMMFQSWIIMIRKNRMVSRLSAANEAFREQFARIGTRLEMFADDQDLAQRLQHSSLWRLYLVAVKEIRTRREQGADTSSVSAATIEAIRCSMDGVRTRENQQLSSKLSTLSNAIAGGPYIGLLGTVLGIMVVFLGTAMAGDVNINAIAPGMAAALLATAMGLFVAIPALFGYNRLITRNKEVSADMRVFVDEFITRLAEMHGEGQSGEAAQRRNHHPQSSVPA; translated from the coding sequence ATGCAACGCTTATTGTTATCCCTGTTGATTTGCCTGGGGCTGGTGCTTCCGGCGACCGCCAACGCCTGGTGGCAGGACGACTGGCACTATCGCAAACAGATTTCGGTGGACACCACGCCCCAGGGCGCCGCCATCGCCCAGGCCCTGGGACGCACCGCGCTGCTGGTACGCCTGCACACCGGCAACTTCACCTTCGACGGCGTCAAGGACGACGGCTCGGACCTGCGTTTTGTCAGTGCCGATGACAAGACCGTGCTCAATCACCAGATCGAAAGCTTCGACCCGCTGATGGGCATGGCGCTGATCTGGGTCGATGTGCCGAGCGTGGAGGGCGGCCAGCGTCAGGACCTGTGGATGTATTACGGTAACCAGAAGGCCCCGGCCACCGGCAGCGGCCAGTTGACCTTCGACCCGGACTACACCGCGCTGTATCACTTCGACAGCGCCTCCGGCGTGCCGCCCCGGGACACCACGGCCTACGGCAACAATGCCCAGGGCGCAGTCGGTACCAGCATCGACGGTGTGATCGGCCATGCCTTGCAGTTCAACGGCCAGCCGTTGCTGTTGCCGGCCAGCCCTTCGTTGCAACACAGTGCTGGCGCGGCGTTCACCTTCAGCACTTGGCTGCGCCAGGACCAGGCCAGCGGCGAACAGATCGTCCTGGCCCGTCGCGAAGCCGCCACCAGCCTGTTGATTGGCGTAAACCAGGGGGTGCCGTTCGTAGCGATCAATGACCAGCGAGCGGTCTCGACCCAGCCGCTGAATCCCGGCCAATGGCAGCACCTGGCGTTGACCGCCTCGGGCGACCGGGTCGTGCTGTACGTCAACGGGCGTGAAACCGCGAGCCTGGCGGTGGCGATGCCAGCGTTCAATGCGCCGATTGCCTTGGGCGCAGATGTGGCCACCGGTGCTTTTGCACCCTTCAGCGGGGCCATGGACGAAGCGCGCCTGTCCAAGATTGCCCGCCCGGCGCCGTTGCTATTGGCCGACGCCAATGCCCAGGGTGCCGAATCGAAACTGGTGGCCTACGGGGTCGATGAAGAGCAGTCCGGCTTCGGTTTCGGCAGCCTGGGTTTCCTGCTCAAGGCCGTGCCGCTGGACGCCTGGGTGATCATCGGGGTGCTGGTGCTGATGATGTTCCAGTCGTGGATCATCATGATCCGCAAGAACCGCATGGTCAGCCGTCTCAGCGCGGCCAACGAAGCCTTCCGCGAACAGTTCGCCAGGATCGGCACACGCCTGGAAATGTTCGCCGACGACCAGGACCTCGCCCAGCGCCTGCAACACTCGTCGCTGTGGCGCTTGTACCTGGTGGCCGTCAAGGAAATCCGCACCCGCCGCGAGCAGGGCGCCGATACCTCGTCGGTGTCCGCCGCCACCATCGAGGCGATCCGCTGCTCCATGGACGGCGTGCGCACCCGGGAAAACCAGCAGCTCAGCTCGAAACTCTCGACCCTGTCCAACGCCATTGCCGGCGGCCCCTACATCGGCCTGCTCGGCACGGTGCTGGGGATCATGGTGGTGTTCCTCGGCACGGCGATGGCCGGTGACGTCAACATCAACGCCATCGCCCCGGGCATGGCCGCAGCCTTGCTCGCCACCGCCATGGGCCTGTTCGTCGCGATTCCGGCGTTGTTTGGCTACAACCGCCTGATCACCCGCAACAAGGAAGTCAGCGCCGACATGCGGGTCTTCGTCGACGAATTCATTACGCGCCTGGCGGAGATGCACGGCGAGGGCCAGTCCGGTGAAGCGGCGCAGCGCCGCAACCATCACCCCCAATCGTCCGTACCGGCCTGA
- a CDS encoding DUF3313 domain-containing protein: MKFTSMIGAVCIASLALAGCSSKVTQPDEYSGFLGDYSRLKEEKSPSGAEVMRWVDPKIDPGKYTSLYIEPTQLYPKPQPTVRIPQATLSGITAYYDQALMREAGKSLPLATAPGPGVLVMRAAITAVSSKTEGLKPYEVVPIALVAAAVSTASGIRDQETTLGTEAVFLDGGSHAVVAQVVRKGTGKPLSNESQVMKPDDVKGVIDGWAADLHQSFLKLKAK; encoded by the coding sequence ATGAAATTCACGTCAATGATTGGCGCCGTATGCATCGCCTCGCTTGCCCTGGCCGGTTGTTCCAGCAAGGTCACTCAGCCGGATGAATACTCCGGCTTCCTGGGGGACTACAGTCGGCTCAAGGAGGAAAAGTCGCCGTCGGGGGCCGAGGTCATGCGCTGGGTCGATCCCAAGATCGATCCGGGCAAGTACACCAGCCTTTACATCGAACCGACACAGCTTTATCCCAAGCCGCAGCCGACTGTCAGGATCCCCCAGGCGACCTTGTCCGGCATCACCGCTTACTACGACCAGGCGCTCATGCGCGAAGCGGGCAAATCCTTGCCCTTGGCAACCGCGCCCGGGCCGGGAGTATTGGTGATGCGCGCAGCCATTACCGCAGTCAGCAGCAAGACCGAAGGCCTGAAACCCTATGAGGTGGTTCCGATTGCACTGGTGGCCGCCGCCGTCAGCACTGCCAGTGGCATTCGCGACCAGGAAACCACGCTCGGCACCGAAGCGGTATTCCTCGACGGTGGCAGCCATGCAGTGGTCGCCCAGGTGGTGCGCAAGGGTACAGGCAAGCCACTGTCCAACGAGTCCCAGGTGATGAAGCCCGATGATGTCAAAGGCGTCATCGATGGCTGGGCGGCTGATTTGCACCAGTCGTTTTTAAAGCTCAAGGCTAAATAG
- a CDS encoding energy transducer TonB, whose protein sequence is MTARLPINPPPVKTSPLRLLMWAAGLVLGAVAAWLLWQWANDMSGVRREAPKVPTIIPLPPPPPPPPEKPKEPEPQVEEKVVEPEPPPEPEEVKPEEEAPPSPVDDLANPMQMDGDAQSGNDAFNIGAGKGGGMAGAGGGRLGNGTYSQFLAFTFQRLLRENPDLRSLAFSLQADVWLSAVGEITRVELVKSSGNRQVDEQVISALRTAPHLSERPPASLTLPVRLSLQGRRPG, encoded by the coding sequence ATGACCGCCAGACTTCCCATCAACCCGCCCCCGGTGAAGACCTCGCCGCTGCGCCTGCTCATGTGGGCCGCTGGCCTGGTGCTCGGTGCCGTGGCGGCCTGGCTGCTGTGGCAGTGGGCCAACGACATGAGTGGTGTGCGGCGTGAAGCACCGAAAGTGCCGACCATCATCCCGCTACCGCCTCCGCCGCCACCACCGCCGGAGAAACCCAAGGAGCCGGAACCTCAGGTCGAGGAAAAGGTGGTCGAGCCAGAGCCGCCCCCGGAACCCGAAGAGGTCAAGCCCGAGGAAGAAGCACCACCGTCGCCGGTGGATGACCTGGCCAACCCGATGCAGATGGATGGTGATGCCCAGTCTGGCAATGACGCTTTCAACATCGGCGCCGGCAAGGGGGGCGGCATGGCCGGGGCCGGTGGCGGACGCCTGGGTAATGGCACCTACAGCCAGTTCCTGGCGTTCACCTTCCAGCGTCTGCTGCGGGAAAACCCCGACCTGCGCAGCCTGGCGTTCTCGCTGCAGGCCGACGTCTGGCTCAGTGCCGTGGGCGAAATCACCCGGGTCGAGCTGGTCAAGTCCAGCGGCAACCGGCAAGTGGATGAACAGGTGATTTCAGCCCTGCGTACCGCACCCCATTTGAGTGAACGGCCACCGGCCTCCCTGACTTTGCCTGTACGCCTGTCCTTGCAGGGACGGCGTCCGGGTTAA
- a CDS encoding GNAT family N-acetyltransferase: protein MSESSITLARFTEAHITGVTALYNDPAVTRQVLQMPFQSTDVWRKRLAVDDERLVKLVALHQGEVIGNLGLEQYSRIRRAHCGSLGMGVAVAWQGKGVGSMLLAAALDVADNWMNLRRVELTVYADNEAAIGLYRKFGFETEGLMRDYAVRDGRWVDTLAMARLR, encoded by the coding sequence ATGTCCGAGTCATCGATCACCCTCGCACGCTTCACCGAAGCCCATATCACCGGGGTCACTGCGCTCTACAACGATCCGGCGGTAACCCGCCAGGTGCTACAGATGCCTTTCCAGTCCACCGACGTCTGGCGCAAGCGCCTGGCGGTGGATGACGAACGCCTGGTGAAACTGGTGGCGCTGCATCAGGGCGAGGTCATCGGCAATCTCGGGTTGGAGCAGTACTCGCGCATCCGTCGCGCTCATTGCGGCAGTCTGGGCATGGGTGTGGCAGTCGCCTGGCAGGGCAAGGGCGTGGGCTCGATGCTGCTGGCCGCCGCGCTGGACGTGGCGGACAATTGGATGAATCTGCGTCGGGTCGAGTTGACGGTCTACGCGGACAACGAGGCCGCCATTGGACTGTATCGAAAATTCGGCTTCGAAACCGAAGGCCTGATGCGCGACTATGCTGTGCGTGACGGGCGCTGGGTGGATACCCTGGCCATGGCGCGGTTACGCTGA
- a CDS encoding DNA repair protein has product MKRRAKYQCPTALLMLGLLLSGMAHGEGLEERLRAQLRSTTAQLQALQSEQAQASAARQAAENQAKEAQAQIKQLTAQLTKAQALIEQLAGQQQNLQSQAQAQVAASNEQVGKFKKAYEELLALARGKETERARLEGQLTERDTQVQQCSVKNQQMYEVAKTLLHAYETIDVTDIMKIRQPFAARARVRFEELAQGFGDDLYKNRFDAPQASITH; this is encoded by the coding sequence ATGAAAAGGCGAGCCAAATACCAATGCCCGACCGCGTTGCTGATGCTGGGCCTGCTGCTCAGCGGCATGGCTCACGGCGAAGGGCTGGAGGAGCGGCTACGGGCGCAACTGCGCAGTACTACCGCGCAGTTGCAAGCCCTGCAGAGCGAGCAGGCCCAGGCCAGCGCCGCTCGCCAGGCTGCGGAAAACCAGGCCAAAGAGGCCCAGGCACAGATCAAGCAATTGACCGCGCAACTGACCAAGGCCCAGGCCCTGATCGAACAACTGGCCGGGCAGCAGCAAAACCTGCAGAGCCAGGCCCAGGCGCAGGTGGCGGCCAGCAACGAACAGGTCGGCAAGTTCAAGAAAGCCTATGAAGAGCTGTTGGCCCTGGCCCGTGGCAAAGAGACCGAGCGGGCCCGCCTGGAGGGACAATTGACCGAGCGTGACACACAAGTGCAGCAATGTTCGGTCAAGAATCAGCAAATGTACGAAGTCGCCAAGACGCTGCTGCATGCCTACGAAACCATCGATGTGACCGACATCATGAAGATCCGCCAGCCGTTCGCGGCCAGGGCTCGGGTGCGTTTCGAGGAGCTGGCCCAGGGCTTTGGCGATGATCTCTACAAGAACCGTTTCGATGCGCCCCAGGCCTCGATCACTCACTGA
- a CDS encoding peptidylprolyl isomerase, producing MKKPTFVISAAALGLIAVALVLGLRPGSDPVAAVQTVSVVAADAPSLARLGNQQVSPDELKALLATLAPEVRQQMRGNRAALEGWIRARLAEKAVLEQADAQGWRQRPEVERQTQAAVEQIVFRDYLQSVSQVPAEYPSEEELRQAYDAGKANWTAPALYRVSQIFLAATEPQTVEAVRRQALELSKKAQSSPADFAALASRFSQDRASAERGGDSGLQPLQQLVPQVREAVARLKVGAVSDPVQSAAGFHVIKLTELQPAREATLDEVRERLTQALRAQRQEQIAKAYLDGMLDTATLSIDGAQLSKVLEEAL from the coding sequence GTGAAAAAACCAACCTTCGTCATCAGCGCCGCGGCGCTGGGGCTGATCGCCGTGGCGCTGGTGCTTGGTCTGCGGCCGGGAAGCGATCCGGTCGCCGCGGTACAGACCGTCAGCGTGGTTGCGGCTGACGCGCCAAGCCTGGCGCGGCTGGGCAACCAGCAAGTCAGCCCCGATGAACTCAAGGCGTTGCTTGCAACCCTGGCCCCTGAGGTTCGCCAGCAAATGCGTGGCAATCGGGCCGCGCTGGAGGGCTGGATCCGGGCGCGGCTGGCGGAAAAAGCCGTGCTGGAGCAAGCCGATGCCCAGGGTTGGCGGCAGCGTCCGGAAGTGGAGCGCCAGACGCAGGCTGCCGTCGAGCAAATCGTCTTTCGCGACTACTTGCAGTCAGTCAGCCAGGTGCCGGCCGAGTATCCCAGTGAGGAAGAGTTGAGGCAGGCTTACGACGCCGGCAAAGCCAACTGGACCGCGCCAGCGTTGTACCGCGTGAGTCAGATTTTCCTGGCGGCGACCGAGCCGCAAACGGTAGAGGCGGTGCGCCGGCAAGCACTGGAACTGAGTAAAAAAGCCCAGTCGTCGCCCGCCGATTTTGCTGCCCTGGCCAGCCGCTTTTCCCAGGATCGCGCCAGTGCCGAGCGTGGTGGCGACAGTGGTTTGCAGCCACTGCAGCAACTGGTTCCGCAAGTGCGTGAGGCGGTGGCTCGGTTGAAAGTCGGAGCGGTATCGGACCCGGTGCAGAGCGCGGCGGGGTTCCATGTGATCAAGCTCACCGAACTGCAACCGGCCCGGGAGGCGACCCTGGACGAAGTCCGCGAACGCCTGACCCAGGCCTTGCGCGCCCAGCGCCAGGAGCAGATCGCCAAGGCCTATCTGGACGGCATGCTCGATACCGCGACCTTGAGCATTGATGGGGCGCAGTTGAGCAAGGTGTTGGAAGAGGCGCTTTAG
- a CDS encoding putative porin, with translation MISNVNRLSWAVGLIVLGLSEHSLAAPAPSENATINLIRLLVQQGVLKQDQADGLIAQAEREAVQARQAATAVAAAPAGAPGDVRVQYVPNIVREQIRDQVKAEVMATAKQENWAQPNTFPDWVSRISFDGDIRLRDESRYYSGANSNEIVDFARLNDKGPYDVNPNSSSSLPPLLNTREDRENLFRLRARLGMKAVIAPQWTAGIRIGTGSDNNPVSTTQTLGGGFGKKDIWLDQGYLTWKPSDELTLTGGRFANPFFSTDLLYSGDLNFDGVAANFNHKLNQDWGLFGTVGAFPVEYTNDTSTSNGSDKEESDNKWLYGAQLGANWAINDSNRIKGAVAYYRFDDIEGQRSSPCEPWAGDPGCDSDGSRVAFMQRGNTVFLLRDITPNPLNPSTTPQPQYVGLASEFNLLDLNLAWDTDLPEDLKLRSQAHYVHNLGYDEGEMRKRSAGQFANNLDENGEVESGANAWMLQFTLGNSLELKREGDWNLFAGYKYIQPDALPDGFNDSSFHLGGTNAKGYFLGGNYGLASNVFATGRWLSSEAVYGAPYDIDVLQLEINTRF, from the coding sequence ATGATTTCCAATGTGAATCGATTGTCGTGGGCAGTCGGCCTGATCGTTCTGGGCCTGTCCGAGCACTCGTTGGCCGCCCCGGCGCCTTCGGAAAACGCCACGATCAATCTGATCCGCCTGCTGGTGCAGCAGGGCGTGTTGAAGCAGGACCAGGCCGATGGCTTGATCGCCCAGGCCGAACGGGAAGCCGTGCAGGCCCGCCAGGCGGCCACGGCGGTTGCCGCAGCGCCGGCCGGTGCGCCGGGGGACGTGCGGGTGCAATACGTGCCGAACATTGTGCGCGAACAGATCCGCGACCAGGTCAAGGCAGAAGTCATGGCCACCGCCAAGCAGGAAAACTGGGCCCAGCCCAACACCTTCCCGGATTGGGTATCGCGTATCAGTTTTGATGGCGACATTCGCCTTCGAGATGAGTCGCGCTATTACTCGGGTGCCAACAGCAACGAAATCGTCGACTTTGCCCGGCTCAATGACAAGGGGCCGTACGACGTCAACCCCAACAGCAGCTCCAGCCTGCCGCCGTTGCTCAATACCCGCGAAGATCGGGAAAACCTGTTCCGCCTGCGCGCACGCCTGGGCATGAAGGCCGTGATCGCTCCGCAATGGACCGCGGGCATTCGCATCGGCACCGGCTCGGACAACAACCCGGTGTCCACCACCCAGACCCTCGGTGGCGGTTTTGGCAAGAAGGACATCTGGCTCGACCAGGGCTATCTGACCTGGAAGCCCTCGGACGAATTGACCCTGACCGGCGGGCGTTTCGCCAACCCGTTTTTCTCCACTGACCTGTTGTATTCCGGTGATCTGAACTTCGATGGCGTGGCGGCGAACTTCAACCACAAGCTCAATCAGGACTGGGGCCTGTTCGGCACCGTCGGTGCATTCCCGGTGGAGTACACCAACGACACCAGCACCAGCAACGGTAGCGACAAGGAAGAGAGCGACAACAAGTGGCTATACGGTGCGCAACTGGGAGCCAACTGGGCGATCAACGACAGCAACCGGATCAAGGGGGCGGTGGCCTATTACCGCTTCGACGACATCGAGGGCCAGCGCTCTTCACCGTGTGAGCCTTGGGCCGGTGATCCAGGCTGCGATAGCGACGGATCGCGGGTGGCGTTCATGCAAAGGGGCAACACGGTGTTCCTGCTGCGCGACATCACGCCCAATCCCCTCAACCCGTCCACCACGCCACAGCCGCAATACGTCGGCCTGGCCTCGGAGTTCAACCTGCTGGACCTGAACCTTGCCTGGGACACCGATCTGCCCGAAGACCTGAAGCTGCGCAGCCAGGCCCACTACGTCCACAACCTGGGCTACGACGAGGGCGAGATGCGCAAGCGCTCGGCAGGCCAGTTCGCCAACAACCTGGACGAAAATGGTGAGGTGGAAAGCGGCGCCAACGCCTGGATGCTCCAGTTCACCCTCGGCAACTCGCTGGAACTCAAGCGTGAGGGCGACTGGAACCTGTTCGCCGGCTACAAGTACATCCAGCCGGACGCCTTGCCCGACGGTTTCAACGATTCCTCATTCCATCTGGGCGGCACCAACGCCAAGGGTTATTTCCTGGGCGGCAACTATGGCCTGGCGAGCAATGTCTTCGCCACCGGTCGCTGGTTGAGTTCCGAAGCGGTGTACGGCGCGCCGTACGACATCGATGTCTTGCAGCTTGAAATCAACACGCGCTTTTAA
- a CDS encoding LysR family transcriptional regulator, whose product MSFTEPAGRQAVTPYRTPLRAPVSWLALTSAIEPQVAQCFLVSARCGCFMQAARSLNVKATWLRKQLAHLEARLQCTLFSFEGSALTLSREGRQLQARLIAQAHEGPLPLTDQPLIRLAVAESILHDILGRDLISLLRRNARVRLQIITLDSELALQAVTADLVLWLSDAHVTVPGPSFSTLAPERLARLDYLPHIAKRYSRLATRPSCLDDLNDYMLVQWQADRQVDNFAPWNALLEQRRAGVVQVQSYELMLEMIRCSACIGLLPQYMRHFDRGLVALPGLFGPPMQRHLWMAVNTQAQDSPEVQMLVELIHHTLDERREWFQP is encoded by the coding sequence ATGTCATTCACCGAGCCCGCAGGACGCCAGGCTGTCACCCCCTATCGCACGCCGTTGCGTGCCCCCGTCTCCTGGCTGGCACTGACCAGCGCTATCGAACCCCAGGTGGCGCAGTGTTTTCTGGTCAGTGCCCGTTGCGGCTGTTTCATGCAAGCGGCCCGCAGCCTCAACGTCAAGGCAACCTGGTTGCGCAAGCAACTGGCACATCTGGAGGCGCGGCTGCAATGCACGCTGTTCAGCTTCGAGGGCAGCGCCTTGACCCTCAGTCGTGAAGGCCGGCAATTACAGGCGCGGTTGATCGCCCAGGCCCATGAAGGCCCGCTGCCATTGACCGATCAACCGCTGATTCGCCTGGCCGTGGCCGAGTCGATCCTGCATGACATCCTGGGCCGTGACCTGATCTCCTTGCTGCGCCGCAATGCCCGCGTGCGGTTGCAGATCATCACCCTGGACAGCGAACTGGCGCTGCAGGCTGTCACTGCCGACCTGGTGCTGTGGTTGAGCGATGCCCATGTCACGGTGCCTGGGCCGAGTTTCTCCACGCTGGCGCCAGAACGGCTGGCGCGCCTGGATTATCTGCCGCACATCGCCAAACGCTATTCAAGATTGGCGACCCGCCCCAGCTGCCTGGACGACCTGAACGACTACATGCTGGTGCAATGGCAGGCGGACCGCCAGGTGGACAATTTCGCGCCGTGGAACGCCCTGCTGGAGCAACGCCGTGCGGGTGTGGTGCAGGTGCAATCCTACGAGCTGATGTTGGAGATGATTCGCTGCAGCGCCTGCATCGGCCTGCTGCCGCAGTACATGCGCCACTTCGACCGAGGTCTGGTCGCCTTGCCGGGACTGTTCGGCCCGCCAATGCAGCGCCACCTGTGGATGGCAGTCAACACCCAGGCCCAAGATTCGCCAGAGGTGCAGATGCTCGTCGAGCTGATTCACCACACACTGGATGAGCGCAGGGAGTGGTTTCAACCCTAG